One stretch of Euphorbia lathyris chromosome 7, ddEupLath1.1, whole genome shotgun sequence DNA includes these proteins:
- the LOC136200997 gene encoding cytochrome P450 81Q32-like — translation MNMDQATWFYFLSTAIFLLIFQLQKLFLSKQRHKNVPPSPPAFPIIGHLHLLKEPVHRTLENLSIQYGPILTLLFGSRKVLIVSSPILVHECFTKNDIIFANRPRLLVGKHLNYNYTTLGACSYGNHWRNLRRLTTVETLSTNKLNSFVSIRADEVKVLLRGLYENSGRSFAKIEMQSRLSELSFNIIMRMISGKRYFGAEVENLEEAKRFRDFLKEFFLVGGTSDPGDFLPFLRWIDYQGAKKRVLRLEKISDELCQGLIDEHRRKRNLGQGTNTVIDNMLSLQESEPETYSDKIIKGQILIMVAAGTDTSAATLEWAMSLLLNHPEVLQKARKELDKVVGKDRLVDESDCSRLPYLHSIINETLRLYPVTPLLVPHESSADCTIGGYDIPAGTMLLVNAWALHRDPTVWDDPTSFKPERFEGLDTETYKFVPFGMGRRACPGAGLANRVVAWTLAALIQCFQWKRLSDEQVDMSEGTGLTMPKAQPLEALCKPHESLIHVLNEL, via the exons ATGAACATGGATCAAGCTACATGGTTTTACTTCCTCTCTACCGCCATTTTCTTGCTTATATTTCAGCTGCAGAAGCTCTTTTTATCGAAACAACGGCACAAAAATGTACCACCAAGCCCACCTGCATTTCCCATAATTGGCCATCTCCATCTCTTAAAAGAACCTGTTCATAGAACTTTAGAAAATTTATCAATTCAGTATGGTCCAATCTTAACTCTCTTATTTGGTTCGCGCAAGGTCCTCATAGTTTCATCGCCTATCTTAGTCCACGAATGTTTCACTAAAAATGACATTATCTTTGCCAATAGGCCTCGTCTTCTCGTAGGCAAACACCTTAATTATAACTATACCACTCTAGGTGCTTGCTCCTATGGCAATCACTGGCGTAACCTCCGTCGCCTTACTACAGTTGAAACGTTATCGACTAATAAACTCAACTCTTTTGTAAGCATTAGAGCGGACGAAGTTAAAGTCTTGCTGAGAGGTCTTTATGAAAATTCTGGCAGAAGTTTTGCTAAGATTGAGATGCAGTCAAGACTATCAGAACTTTCCTTTAATATCATCATGAGGATGATTTCAGGCAAACGGTATTTTGGTGCAGAAGTGGAAAATTTGGAGGAGGCTAAGCGTTTCAGAGATTTTTTAAAAGAGTTTTTCCTAGTAGGTGGAACATCAGATCCAGGTGATTTTCTGCCTTTCCTTCGCTGGATTGATTATCAAGGAGCAAAGAAAAGGGTCCTGAGATTGGAGAAAATATCAGATGAATTATGCCAAGGTCTGATAGATGAGCATCGGAGAAAGAGGAATCTCGGACAAGGAACCAACACTGTCATTGATAACATGCTATCTTTGCAAGAATCTGAACCTGAAACCTATTCTGACAAAATCATCAAAGGCCAAATACTG ATAATGGTAGCTGCAGGCACAGATACATCAGCAGCAACACTAGAGTGGGCTATGTCACTTCTGCTGAACCATCCAGAGGTGCTACAGAAGGCCAGAAAAGAGCTAGACAAAGTTGTTGGCAAAGATCGACTAGTGGATGAGTCTGATTGTTCAAGACTTCCATATCTGCATAGTATAATTAACGAGACTCTTCGACTATATCCAGTAACACCACTTCTAGTACCGCATGAATCATCAGCAGACTGCACAATTGGTGGCTATGACATACCGGCAGGAACAATGTTGTTGGTCAATGCTTGGGCCCTTCATAGGGATCCAACTGTTTGGGATGATCCTACAAGTTTCAAGCCGGAAAGATTTGAAGGTTTAGATACCGAAACTTATAAATTTGTTCCATTCGGGATGGGTAGGAGGGCTTGCCCTGGAGCTGGCCTTGCAAATAGAGTGGTGGCTTGGACATTAGCTGCATTAATTCAATGCTTTCAGTGGAAAAGACTTAGTGATGAGCAAGTAGATATGTCTGAAGGAACAGGACTCACCATGCCTAAAGCTCAGCCATTGGAAGCGTTATGCAAACCACACGAGTCCTTGATTCATGTCCTTAATGAGCTATAG